The Streptomyces sp. NBC_00224 genome has a window encoding:
- a CDS encoding HEAT repeat domain-containing protein, producing the protein MTITRQDTYAIQALQGLEDGRSSVRLQAALAVGTTPDPRFVDKLIERCAIEPEFFVRDMLTWALTRHPVSLTLPELLRAVRSERAQARSQALHTLSKIGDRQAWPAITRALLSDADDEVARSAWRAAVVLVPEGEEPALAAVLATQLGRGERETQLSLSRALVALGEVTVPALRAATTGPDPRVRAHALATQRLLHDPDAGFEFAIEEAKRVVALDGSARRDDRAC; encoded by the coding sequence ATGACGATCACGAGACAGGACACGTATGCGATCCAAGCACTCCAGGGCCTGGAGGACGGCCGTTCGTCCGTGCGACTGCAGGCCGCTCTGGCAGTCGGCACGACGCCTGACCCGCGCTTCGTCGACAAGCTCATCGAACGATGCGCGATCGAGCCCGAGTTCTTCGTCCGCGACATGCTGACCTGGGCGCTCACACGCCACCCGGTGTCCCTCACGCTCCCCGAGCTGCTCCGCGCGGTCCGCTCGGAGCGTGCGCAGGCACGAAGCCAGGCGCTGCACACGCTGTCCAAGATCGGAGACCGGCAGGCGTGGCCGGCGATCACACGGGCGCTGTTGTCCGACGCGGACGACGAAGTGGCGCGGAGCGCTTGGCGAGCCGCGGTCGTGCTCGTGCCGGAAGGCGAGGAGCCCGCGTTGGCCGCGGTGTTGGCGACGCAGCTCGGGCGCGGTGAGCGGGAGACGCAGCTGAGTCTCAGCCGGGCACTGGTCGCGCTGGGTGAAGTGACGGTGCCGGCTCTGCGTGCCGCGACGACGGGCCCTGACCCACGCGTGCGCGCGCACGCGCTCGCCACACAACGGCTGCTGCACGACCCGGACGCCGGGTTCGAGTTCGCGATCGAGGAGGCGAAACGCGTCGTGGCTCTCGACGGGTCGGCCAGGAGGGACGATAGGGCGTGTTGA
- a CDS encoding antibiotic biosynthesis monooxygenase — protein MPKISAEDQNLTVLNIFTTDAPEKQESLLGAMREIVDSAAYPGWMSSTVHAGVDKPGTANFIQWRSRADLEDRYNAEEFEHRTLPLFGELTTSIRLLQNKIVYSGTQSGDKAEISPARGDYTVIAVFGVTENNQDQLANALGPKSEHLNDVPGYVSHTVLKGIAARGLEGSFVISYSQWENKESFDAYQAVAQDNRPAARMEAERITNSLLTSVDFNTYQVVHTRAAGE, from the coding sequence ATGCCCAAGATTTCCGCCGAAGACCAGAACCTGACCGTCCTCAACATCTTCACCACGGACGCCCCGGAGAAGCAGGAGAGCCTGCTCGGCGCGATGCGCGAGATCGTCGACTCGGCCGCCTACCCGGGCTGGATGTCCTCCACCGTGCACGCCGGTGTGGACAAGCCGGGCACGGCCAACTTCATCCAGTGGCGCAGCCGCGCCGACCTGGAAGACCGTTACAACGCCGAGGAGTTCGAGCACCGCACGCTCCCGCTCTTCGGTGAACTCACCACCTCGATCCGCCTGCTCCAGAACAAGATCGTCTACTCCGGGACCCAGTCCGGCGACAAGGCCGAAATCTCCCCGGCACGCGGCGACTACACCGTCATCGCGGTCTTCGGCGTGACGGAGAACAACCAGGACCAGCTGGCAAACGCGCTCGGCCCGAAGTCCGAACACCTCAACGACGTGCCCGGCTACGTCTCCCACACCGTACTCAAGGGCATCGCCGCTCGCGGCCTTGAAGGCTCCTTCGTGATTTCCTACTCACAGTGGGAGAACAAGGAGTCGTTCGACGCCTACCAGGCCGTCGCGCAGGACAACAGGCCCGCCGCCCGCATGGAAGCAGAGCGCATCACCAATTCGCTGCTGACCTCGGTCGACTTCAACACGTACCAGGTCGTCCACACCCGCGCGGCCGGGGAATGA